DNA from Rhizobacter sp. J219:
CACTCAGCAGGCCACGCATCCTCGTCATGTCCGCCGTTCTTCCCGCAGCCGCGCCGCGGCCGGTTCCCCGCCGCAGGCGGCGCCTGAAGCCGTGGCACTGGATGCCCTACGTCTTCGTCGCGCCGTTCTTCATCCTTTTCCTGGGCTTCGGGCTCTTTCCGCTGCTGTTCTCGGCCTACGCCTCGTTCTTCCGCTGGGAGATCGCGGCGGGCCTGTCGGGCATGAAATGGGAAGGATGGGGCAACTACCTCTTCGTGCTGCAGCTCGATGGCCTGCCCTGGGGGAGCTTCTTGAGCGCCGAGTTCTGGTCGGGCTCTATGCGCGCGATTTCTGGCGCGCCATGGCCAACACCTTCTGGCTCGGCATCGCCGCCGGCGTGCCACAGCACCTGGTGGCGATCCCGCTCGCCTACTTCATCCACACGCAGTTCCGCCGGGTGCGCAACCCGGTGATCTCGATGTACTTCCTGCCGTACATCACCAACACGGTGGCGATCACGCTCGTCTTCTCGTCGCTCTTCTCGCGCGACTTCGGCGTGATCAACCAGGTGCTCACCGGCCTCGGCCAGTGGCAGGTGATGGGCGTGCACCCGCTCGCCTGGCTCTTCCCCACCGAGAACATCGACTGGGGCCGACCCGAGTACACCCGCCCGATCGTCGCCTTCATCGTGTGGTGGCGCTTCGTCGGCTGGAACACGGTGCTGTACCTGTCGGCGCTGCAGACGATTCCGAAGGATTTGTACGAAGCCGCGACCGTCGACGGCGCGGGCACCTGGCAGCAGTTCCGCTACATCACGCTGCCGCTCTTGCGGCCCATGATGCTCTTCGCCATCACGCTCACCATCATCGGCAACCTGCAGCTCTTCGAAGAGCCCTTTGTGCTCACCGGCGGCAGCGGCGGCGTCGGCCAGGTGGCCGAGACGGTGGCGATGCAGATGTACAAGGTCGGCCTCACCGACGGCGACTTCGGCACCGCCTCGGCCGTGGCCTGGCTCATGTTCATGGTGATCGCCGCGCTCACCTGGCTCAACAACCGCTACCTCGGCCGCAAGGACTGAGAAGGTATGTCCACCCTCGCCTCTTCCCTCCCCACCATGAGCGCCGCACCGGCCCCCGGCAGCGCCGCAAGCCTGGCCGCTTCGCACTGTCGCAGTGGCTGCCGCATGCGCTGGTGCTCGTCGGCGCGCTGATCATGCTGGCGCCGTTCTATTTCATGTTCGTCTTCGCGACGCACACCAACACCGACATCCTCTCGGTGCCGCCGCCCATCTGGTTCGGCGATGCGCTCCTCGACAACCTGAACGAAACTCGTCGCGCAGCGCCCGATGTTCTGGCGCAGCGTGGGGCTGTCGCTGTGGATCGCCACTGCCTCCACCGTGCTCAACCTCTTCCTGTGCTCGCTCGGCGGCTACGGCTTCTCGATGTACGAGTTCCGCGGGCGCGACAAGCTCTTCGCCGCGCTGATGGCCACCATGCTGCTGCCGGCCTTCGTGGGCATGATCCCCTACGTGCTGATGATGAAGGAGCTGGGCTGGCTCAACAGCACCCGCTCGCTCATCATCCCCGGCGCCTGCTCGGCCTTCGGCATCTTCCTGATGCGCCAGTACATCGGCTCGGCCGTGCCGCGCGAGCTGGTGGAGGCCGCACGCATGGATGGCTGCGGCGAGTTCGGCATCTACTGGCGCGTGGTGCTGCCGCTCATCGGCCCGGCCATGGGCACGCTCGGCCTCGTGACCTTCATCGGCTCGTACAACAACTTCGTGGGCGCGCTGCTGGTGATGAGCGACATGGAGATGTTCACCGCGCCGCTCGTGCTGCGCTCGCTGCAGGGCACCGGGCAGACGCCCTGGGGCGCCATCAGCGCCGGCTCGGCGGTGACCGTGCTGCCGCTGCTGGTGCTCTTCATCCTCTACTCCCGCCGATTGATCGAAGGCCTGACCGCAGGCGCCGTCAAGGGCTGACCTCCACAAACAAGAAGTCGTCACCATGACCTCCATGAGCCTCATCGGCATCGAGAAGCAGTACGCCTCGGGCCCGCGCGTCCTCCACGGCATCGACCTCGAGATCGCCTCCGGCGAATTCATGGTCTTCGTCGGCCCCTCGGGCTGCGGCAAGACCACGCTCTTGCGCTGCATCGCCGGGCTGGAAGAGATCGACGCCGGCCGCATCCTCGTGGGCGAGCAGGAAGCGCAGGACCTCTCGCCCGTGCACCGCGGCGTGGCGATGGTGTTCCAGAACTACGCGCTCTACCCGCACATGACGGTGGCCGAGAACATCGGCTTCGCGCTCAAGTTCACGAAGCTCGGCAAGGCCGAGCGTGCCCAGGCGGTGCAGCGCGCGGCCGAGATCCTGCAGATCGTGCCGCTGCTGCAGCGCAAGCCGAAAGAACTCTCGGGCGGCCAGCGCCAGCGTGTGGCGATCGGCCGCGCCATCGTGCGCCACCCGAAGGTGTTCCTCTTCGACGAGCCCTTGTCGAACCTGGACGCAGCCCTGCGCGTGCAGATGCGCATGGAGCTCGCGCGCCTGCACCGCGAGCTCGGCACGACCATGGTCTACGTGACGCACGACCAGGTCGAGGCGATGACGCTCGGCACGCGCATCGCGGTCTTCAACGGCGGGCGCATCGAGCAGGTCGGACGTCCCATGGACCTCTACCGCGACCCGGCCACGCAGTTCGTCGCCGGCTTCCTGGGCTCGCCGCGCATGAGCCTCATCGCCGCCACCGCCACGGCGATGAACGACGGCGTGCACCTGTCGCTCGGCGACGCCGGCTCGCTGCACCTGCCCGGCACCTCGCTCACCGGCAACCCGCGCGAGGTGACGCTGGGCGTGCGGCCCGAGCACTTCCGCCTCGCCCCGCGCGACGCCGGCCTGCGCGCCACGGTCGACCAGGTCGAGCACCTGGGCGACTGCGACATCGCCTACGCGCGGCTGGCCGGCCGCGAAGACATCGCCACCGTCAAGCTGCCCGCCGCGCATGCGGCGCTGTCGGCAGGCGATGCCGTCTGGCTGCAGGCCGACACCGAGCAGTGCCATGTGTTCGACGCACAAGGGCGGGTGGTCAACGCACGCTGACCGGCCTGCCGAACCGTTTCCGCCACAGGAGGAATGTCGATGTCCACCCTTGCATCAGCCCCTCTTTCATCCGCGCCTCTTTCATCTGCGCCCCTTCCGCCCGCGCCGCGCCCGCCGCACGCCGGCACGCCGCCTCTGCTGCCGGTGCCCGGCCACCACGTGCACCGCATCGAGGCCGTGCTCGACTACGTCGACGCCCACCTGGCCGACGACCTGCGGCTCGAGACGCTGGCGCGGCTGGCGGCCATCTCGCCCTTCCACTTCCACCGCCTCTTCCTCTCGTGGACCGGCGAGACGCTCAAGGCCTTCGTGCGCCGCCGCCGCCTCGAGAGCGCCGCCGGCCGCCTGCGCCACTGCCCCGACGAAAAGATCACCTTCATCGCGCTCAACTGCGGCTTCGCCTCACCCGAAGCCTTCGCACGCGCCTTCCGCGAACACTTCGGCATGACGCCCAGCGTCTGGCGCAGCGGCGGCTGGCTCAACTGGCACACCCCGGCCCACGACCGCGGCACCGCGCCGCCGCCGGCGGTGGAAGTGCGCCGGCAGGAGCCCGCCGAGTACCTCTTCATGCGCGCCCGCGGCGACTACCGATACGCCGCCTACGAACTGTGGGAGCGCTTTCTTCCGGTGGTGCACAGCCTGGGGCTGGGCGACCAGCCCCTGGCCTTCGTCGGCCTGGACGACCCGGCCATCGCCGGCCCGCAGAGCTGCCGCATGGACGCCTGCGTGGAGCTTCCGCCGGGCTGGCGCGACCCGGGCGTCCGCCTGGCACGCCACCGTGTCGGCGAACGCTGGATCGCGACCCTGCCCTTCGACGGCCCCTCCAGCGACATTGCGCTGGGCTGGCGCACGCTGCTCGACGAATGGCTGCCGCACTCGCCCTTCAGCATGGGCGAAGGCCACTTCTTCGAGCGCTACGAGCCGCGGGCGAGCGTGCCGGGCATCCCGTTCGTGCGCTGCGAGCTGTGCATGCCGGTGCAGCCGCGCCCGCTCTGACATGAGACGCCTGACTGCCGCCAAGCTGGCGGCGTGTGCCGTCGCCTTCGTGCACGCCGCCCAGGCCGCGCCCGACACGCCCCTCCTGTGGGCCGACTTCAAGGAGCCGATGCAGAGCCACCTGGGGGCACCGGTGCAGCAGTTGGCGATGTCCGAGCGCAGCGGTGATGCGTCGATCGCGTCAGTGCGCGTGGCCGATGCGGCGGTGCAGGTCGAAGGCCGGCTCTCCACGGTCAATGCGAGCCAGTGGGCCACGCTCGGCATCGAGGTGGGCGGCGATGCGCGCGGCATGCCGGTCGACCTGTCGGCCTACGAGCACCTGCGCATCCGTCTCGCCTCGGCCACGCCACGCGTGCTGCGCATCCGCCTCAAGGGCACCGATCTCAAGATCCAGAACGCGGGCTGCTACCCGGTGATGATGATGCGCGTGGGCACGCAGCTCAGCGACTACCTCATCCCGCTTTCCGCCTTCGGCCCCGAGTCCTTCTGCGGAGAACGGGGTGCCAGCATCGCGCAGACCCTGCCGGCCGTCGCGCGCGTGGAAGTCACGGCCAACGAACCCTCGGCCGAGCCCGTGCGCTTCCAGGTGGGGCGCATGGAGTTCATCGCGGCAACCCCATCCGGACCCGCGCCCGCCCTCGCCTCGCCTGCACCCGCCCCTGTCGTGGCGGCGGCCCCGGCCGCGTCCTCGACCTTGGGCTCGGCATCGACATCGACATCGCCCACGCACCGTGCCACGCCACCCGCCGCGGCGCGCAAGCCCTCCCCCCGGCGCCCGCCAGCCGTGCGGTGCAGGTCGTCTGCGAGCGCAACCCACGCTACGGCTTGATGATGTGCCACTGAGGCCGGTGCGAGCCTCAGGATCGCAAGATCGGTCAGCACCGCCGCAAGCCGCCACCGGCGCGATGAGCAGGCGCAGCCCACCATGGACACGTCACGACAACACAGGAGACGACCATGGACATGATCTCGAAACGCCGGGCTTCGCGAACGATGGCGGTGCTCTTCAGCGCCGCGCTGCTGGCCGCCTGCGGTGGCGGTGACGACGACTCGCCAGCCTCGGCCCCGGCGCCCGCACCGGCACCCGGCCCCGCGCCGGCCCCCTCCCCGGCCACCGCCTTCGCCACACCCACCGGCACCACGACCACGGCGCAGGCCGGCGGCATCGAAACCTACCAGTACGCCGAGAACGGCGCGGCACAGACCGCCGGCACGCCGGCCTTCGCCGCCAGCGCCGTGAGCTACGGCGCCACGCTCGCCTCGGCACAGAGTTTTGCCGGCGCGGCGCTGCGCCTCTACGCGCCCAACAACACCGCATTCAACGCCAGCGGCTACACCCGCATGCGCATCCAGCTGCGAAGCAGCACCGATGCGCTGCTGCTCATCAAGCTGCAACCCACGCCGGTTTCGGCCGACGGCTGCACCGCCACCGCCGAAGCGGTGGTCAGCTCGACGCTGAGCGAAACCGTGATCGACCTGAACAGCACCCGCTTCCCGCTGCCCGGCCACTGCGGCAGCGGCACCGTGCTCAACACGGTGCGTGCCGGCCTGCTGGCGGTCGACGTGGTCAACCCGGCCTCGACCGCAGGTGCCCACGACCTCGCCGTCGGCTCGATCTCGCTGGAGCCCTGAGGCACCAACGCAGCAGCACGGGGCGACACAGCCCCGGCTTCATGAAGAGGGCCTCGCCCCCTCCCATCCAAGACAGGAGACAAACCCATGAACAAGCCATTGCGCGCCTTGGCGCTCGTCCTTGCGGCCGGCGCCACCACCCCGGCCTTCGCCGCCAACTTCTTCGAGGGCTTCGACGGCACCGGCGGTGCCGGCGGCGCGTGGGAGACCGCGAGCTGGCACAACGGCGACATCTTCGGCTGCACCTTCGCCTACAGCGAGGTGTGGCGCACCGGCTGGGGCTCGCTCGCGGCCAACGTCAACAGCAGCAACCGCTCGAACGTGAAGTGCGCCGAGGTGCGCACCTGGCAGTCGTTCACCTACGGCAAGTTCGTGACTCGCCTGCAGCCGAGCACCATCGCCGGGTCCAACACCTCGTTCTTCCTCTACACCGGCACGGCCGGCACATCGAGCCACTTCGAGATCGACATCGAGTTCATCAACAGCGGGCGCACGCTGCACACCAACGTCTGGACCAACGGGCGCCAGAACTACCAGCAGTTCTCGGTGGCCACCGGCTGGCGCACCATCGGCTTCGAGTGGCGCCCGAGCTACGTGCGCTGGTTCCACGTCGAGGCCAACGGCACCGAGCGCGAGTTCCGCCGTGTCAACACCAGCATCAGCACGCCGATGCGACTCATGATGAACCATTGGGTGGGCAACAACTCGGCCGGCGCGATCAACTTCGTCGGCACCTACAACGGCGGTGGCGGCCCGGCCTACTACGACTGGGTGCGCGTCAGCGACTGAAGTTCACCACCTCCACATCGTGCAAGGGATCAAGATGAAAGCAGCGCTCGCCTCGGGCATCTGGTTGTCGGCCGTCGCGGCAGCAGGTTGCGGCGGTGGGTCGGGCTCGGTCTCCGCCGCGCCCGCACCCGCGCCAGTCGCAGGGGGCCTGCCCGAGGGCTACCGCCTCGTGTGGAGCGACGAGTTCGACACCACGGGCCTGCCCGACCCGGCGAAGTGGGGCTACGACACCTACCGCAACCGCGACGGCTGGTACAACAACGAGCTGCAGTACTACTCGGCCGCGCGCCCCGAGAACGCCCGCGTGGAAAACGGCTCGCTCATCATCACCGCGCGGCGCGAGCGGCTCGCCACGGCACCCGACTTCGGTGGCCAGAACTACACCTCCGCGCGGCTGCTGACGCGCGGCCTTGCGTCGTGGACCTACGGCTTCTTCGAAGTGCGCGCCAAGCTGCCCTGTGCGATGGGCGCGTGGCCCGCGATCTGGATGCTCGGCAGCCGCGGCACCTGGCCCGACGACGGCGAGATCGACATCATGGAGCAGACCGGCTGGCAGCCCGGCCGCATCCTCGGCACCGCCCACATGCGCGACTTCAATGGCGCCAACGGCCGCGGCTCGCACACCAGCGTCACCGACACCTGCAACACCTTCCACCGCTACCAGGTGCGCTGGACACCCGACGCCATCACCTGGGGCGTCGACGACGTCACCTACTTCACCTACGCCAAGCCCGCCGGCGCCGGCTACGGCAGCTGGCCGTTCGACCACCCGCAGCACCTGCTGCTCAACGTCGCGGTCGGCGGCATCCTCGGCGGCACGCCCGACGATGCGGCCTTCCCGGTGCGCATGGAAGTCGACTACGTCCGCGTGTACCAGCGCTGACCCGCCGGCCACGCGCACGAACTGCCCCTGGGCGTACCACGCCCATGCCCACTACTGCGCACATCGAGGCCCTGCCAGACGGGGCCATCAGGTACATCCCTCACTCAACAAGCAGTCACAAACGTCGATAGATCCTGAGGCTTGAACGCCCGTGCGGTCGCGCAGTCCGCGCGCCCTGCGACAAATCTCACGCCCACAACAGGACTCGACATGACGCACCCCGAGCAGGTCCTCTACCGCAACGACCACGCGCGTGTCACGCGGCGCACGCTCGACGGCCACGCGGTCGTCGTCAAGCAGGCGATCGGCCCGCAGGCCATCCGCCGGTTGGAGCACGAGGCCACGATGCTCAGGCGGCTGGCGCACGTGGAGGGCGTGGCCCGCATCTCGCCGCTCCCGGCCGAAGCGCACACGCTGGTGATGGACGACAGCGGCGGTGTCTTGCTTGCGGAGCATCTGCGTGCGCACACATTGGCCGTGCCGCAGGTGCTCGCGTATGCCACCGCGGTGGCGCGCATCCTGGCCGAGGTGCACAAGGCCGGCGTCATCCACCGCGACATCGGGCCGGCCAACCTGCTGATCCATCCGCAGACGCTCGCGCCCACGCTGATCGACTTCAACATCGCCAGTGGCCTCGACGACACGCCCGATGCCGACGACGCGCAAGGCGGCATCGCCGGCACGCTCTCTTATATGTCGCCCGAGCAGACCGGCCGCACCGCCAACCGGCCCGACCAGCGCTCCGACCTCTATTCGCTCGGCATCACGCTGTACGAGCTGCTCACCGGCCGCAAGCCCTTCGAAAGCACCGACCTGCTGGAGCTGGTGCACGCCCACCTGGTGCTGGTGCCCGAGGCGCCGGCGCTGGTGAACGCCGCCGTGCCGCAGATCGTGTCCGACCTCGTGATGCGGCTCCTGGAAAAAGAACCCGACCGCCGCTACCAGAGCGCCGAAGGGCTGCTGCAGGACCTGGAGCGCATCGCCGACGACCCCAGTGCGAGCTTCGCGCTCGGCCGGTTCGACTTCGGGCGCCGGCTGAAGGGCCCGGCCCGGCTGCTCGGCCGCGATTCGCAGATCGACTCGCTGCGCAACGCCGTCGCCCGCGTGGGCCGCGGCGGCAGCGCCTGCGTGCTCCTGACGGGGCCGGCCGGCAGCGGCAAGAGTGCCCTGCTCGCCGAGCTGCGCCCGCTGGTGTCGGCGCAACACGGCTGGGTGGTGTTCAGCACCCACGACCCGGCCCGCCGCGACGCGCCCGGCGCGATGTTCGAGGTCTTCCAGGCCCTCGGCCGCCAGCTGCTCGCCGAGCCGGCCGTTCGGCTCGCCCAGCACAAGAGCCGCATCCTGGCCGCGCTCGGCGACAAGCTCGGCGTGGCGCTCACGCAGTTGCCCGAATTCCAGATGCTGCTCGGCGAACACCCGGCCCTGGCCTCCGCCGACGCGGGCGATGCCGACCCACGCGGCCTCGATGCCGCCATTGCGCTGCTGCGCGCGGTGGCCAGCCCCGAGCGCCCGCTCGTGCTCGTGTACGACGATGTGCAATGGTCACCGCGCGGCTCGGGCCGCATCCTCGATGCGGTGGTCACGGCCGCGCCACCCATCGCCGGGCTGATGGTGGTGTGTGCCTTCAACGAAGCCGATCTCGACGACTCGCACGCCCTGCACGGCCTGATGCAGCGCTGGAGCACCCTGCGCGGCGCCCCCGAGCGGCTGCAGCTCGACGGCCTCAACAAGGCCGCCGCCACCGACTTCGTCGCCGACGTGCTGCGCCTGCCGAAAGACGAGGCTGCCCGCCTGGCCAGCGTGCTCGGCGAGCGCACGCTGAACAACCCGGGCGACACCCTCGCCGTGCTCAATGCGCTGCGCGACGATGGCCTGCTGCAGCAGGCGCTCGGCTCCTGGCGTTGGGACGCCAAGGCCCTGCGCCGCCACGTGGGTGGTGCGAGCCCGGCAGAACTCAGGCGTCGCCTGCACGCGATGCCGGCCGACACCTGCGCGCTGCTGCACACGCTGGCCTGCCTGGGCAGCGACACCGCCGGCGACGTGCTCGCCTGGGCGGCCGACTTGCCGGCCAACACCCTGTCGACGCGCGTAGTCCCCGCGCTCGACGACGGCATGCTCATGGGCGACGGCACGCAGCCCCTGCGCCTGCGCCTGGCCAGCGCCGCGGTGCGCCACGCGGTGCTCGCCGCGCTGCCGGCCGACACGGTGCGCGCCCTGCACCTCGCCATCGCGCGCCGCCTGGCACAGCGGCTCGACGCCCACCCCGCGCTCGAAGCCCGCGTGGCCGAGCAGTACCTGGCCGCCGAAGCCCGCTTCGCCGACGAAGTCGAGGCTCGCGAGGTGGCCCGGCTCTTCGAGCACGCCGCCGAACGGGTGCGCAACGACAAGACCCCGATGGCCGAGCGCTACCTCGCCGCCGCGGTCGCCGCCCTCGCCCCGTTTGCCACGCCGACCGATGCCGGCCTGGTGTTCCACCTGAAGCGCGAGCACCACCGCGCCCTCTTCGAGCAGGGGCGTCTGGAAGACGCCGATGCGGTGTACGAGCAGCTCGTCGCCGCCGCCCCCGACCCAGTCGAGCTGCTCGACTCGACCCGGGTGCAGATCTACGGCCAGATGAACCGCCTGCGCAACAAGGACGGCCTGATGCTCGGCCTGGACCTGCTGGCCAAGCTCGGCCTGCCCAAGCCCGACGACGTGCGCCCGGCCATCGGCGAAGGCGTGAAGCGCCTGACGATGTGGTACCGCGGCGACGCGCGGCAGAAGGACTTCGAGCTGCCCGAGATCAGCGACCCGCGTGTCGTCGCGTGGACGCAGATGATCCCCGAGACCTCGAACACCGCGTATGCGGTGGACCCGTCGATCTGGGCCTGGATCTCGCTCGAAGGCGCGCGCATCTGGGCCGAGCATGGGCCGTCGCCGCGCATCCTGTCGTCGCTGGGCGGCTCGTCGATGGTGCTGCTGAGTCTTGCGCAGGACTACCAGGGCGCCTACACGGTGTGCCGCCATGCGCTCGCCGTGGGCGAAGCCCGCGGCTACGAGCCCGCCACCTCGTTCACGCGCGTGGTGTTCGGCATGTCGGCAGTGCACTGGGTGGAGCCGATCGACACCGCCGTCGACACCTCGATGCGCCGCGCCCGCCGCGACCTCTTCGCCATCGGCGACGAATCTTTCGTCACCAACACCTACCTCGCAGCCGACATGCTGTTCGACTGCGCGCCCACGCTCGACCCGGTGGCCGCCGAGATCGAGGAAGGCTTTGCCTTCGCCACCCGCTCGAAGAACAAGGAGTACGCGCAGCGCTACACCCCCGCGCCTGCAGCTCATCAAGAGCCTGCGCGGCCAGACCTCGGCCGCGGGCAGCCTCAACGGCGAAGGGTTCGACGAGGCCGAGCACGAGCGCGCCATCGACCCGACCGGCGCCATCGCCGCCGTCTACCACGTGGTGCGCGCGATCGGCGCCGCCCTCTTCTGCCAGGGCGCAGTGCTTGCCGAGCACAGCGCCAAGGCTGTGGCGCTGCTGCCGCGCATGCCGGGCTATTACCTCTCGGTGTCGGCGCGTGTGCTGCGCGCCCTGTCGCTCGCCGACCAGGCGCGTGCGCTGCCGAGCGGCGACGAAGCGCGCGCCAAGCTCGTCGAAGAATTCGACGGCCACCTCAAGTGGCTCACCGCCCGCGCCGCCGATGCGCCCGAGAACTTCCTGCACCTGCAGCGCTGGCTCGAAGCCGAGCGCGCGTGGATGGCCGACTCGGTATGGGCCGCCGGCATCGCCTTCGAAGCCGCCACCGCCGAGGCCACGCAGCACAAACGGCCGTGGCACCGCGCCATCATCCATGAGCGCGCGGCCCTCTTCCACGTGTCCGAAGGCATGGAGCAGCGCGCGCTGCCGCTGATGCTGCACGCTTGCGAAACCTATGAAGCCTGGGGCGCCAGCGCCAAGGTGAAGGAACTGCGCCGCAGCCACCCCTTCCTGCGGGCCGCGCTGCAAAAGCGCGCGAGCGACGGCAGCGCACCGCGCAGCACCATGGTCGACACCGACGCGGTCGACATGATGGCTGTGCTCCGCGCCTCGCAGGCACTCAGCTCCGAGACCAGCCTGGCCAAGCTCACCGCCGCGGTGGGCAAGGTGCTCTCGGCCATCACCGGCGCGACCGGCGTGCGCCTGGTCATCAAGGCCGACGACGGCAGCGGCGCGTGGGTGCTGGCCGACACCTTGGCGAACGGCAGCGCGCCGGTCACCGTCGACCAGGCGGGCGCAGACGCGACCCTTCCGCTTTCGGTCTTCCGCTACGCCGAGCGGCTGAACCAGGTGCTGGTGGTCGACGACGTGACGAGCGACGACCGCTTCGCCGAAGACCCCTACGCGCAGAGGTTCGCGCAGTGCTCGCTGATGATGGTGCCCATCCTGAAGCTGGGCGCGCTCAACGCGATGCTGATGCTGGAGAACGAGCAGCGGCGCAAGGCGTTCAGCGCCGAGCGGCTCGACTCGGTGGCCATGATCGCCGGCCAGCTGTCAGTCTCGCTCGACAACGCGCTGCTCTACGCCTCGCTGGAAAAGCGCGTGGCCGAGCGCACCGCGCAGCTGCGCCAGAAGACCAACGACATCAACGCGATGCTGCAGAACATGCCGCAGGGCGTGCTGACGGTGGTCTCGGGCGGGGTGATCCACCCCGAGTACTCGGCGTACCTCGAAACCATCTTCGAAACGAAGGACATCGCCGGCGTGTCGGTGATGGACCTCATCTTCACGAACACCAGCGTCGGCGCCGACCTGCTCTCGCAGGTGGACGCGGCCATCGCCTCGGTGATCGGCGAAGACGAGATGAACTACGAGTTCAACTCGCACCTGCTGGTGGCCGAACTCGACAAGACGCTGGCCGACGGCCGTGCGAAGTCGCTGGCGCTCAGCTGGTCGCCCATCGTGGGCGAAGAGGGCCACGTCGACAAGCTCATGCTCTGTGTGCGCGACGTGACCGGAACTCAAGCGCCTGGAAGCCGAGGCCAACGCCCGCAAGCGCGAGCTGCAGGTGATCGGCGAGATCCTGGCGGTGAGCCAGGAGAAGTTCCACGAGTTCATCGACAGTGCGCGCGGCTTCATCGCCGAGAACAAGGCGCTGATCGAGAAGACCGCCGACAAGCAGATGGACGCGATCAACCTGCTGTTCCGCAACATGCACACCATCAAAGGCAATGCGCGGACCTATGGCTTCCTCGGCCTCACGAACCATGTGCATGTGACCGAGCAGCACTACGACGACCTGCGCAAGGAGGCCGACGCGGTGTGGGAGCAAACCACGCTCTTGAGCGAGCTGCGCGAGGTGGGCGAGCTCATCGAGCAGTACGCCCATGTGAACGACGTGGTGCTCGGCCGCAAGGGCCCGGGCCGGCGTGCGGCGGTCGAGAAGTTCCTGATGGTTGAGCGCGACACGGTGGCCGAGACGCTGCAGTTGCTGATGGGCGTGGACCGCAGCAACCTCGCCAGCGTCAACAGCGCCCTCGACGCGGTGGGCACGCGCCTGCACATGCTGGGCACCGAGCCGCTGGCCGAGGTGCTGGCCGGCACCATCGAGTCGCTGCCCTCGCTGGCTGCCGAGCTGGGCAAGGAGACACCCGAGGTTTCAATCGAAGACCACGGCATCGCCATCCGCACACAGGCAAGCGGCCTCCTGAAGAACCTCTTCACCCACCTGCTGCGCAACTCGGTCGACCATGGGCTGGAGCCGGCCGACCAGCGCCGCGCCGTCGGCAAGCCGGCGGCCGGCCGCATCGACATCCGCCTTCATGTGGACGACGGCAAGCTGCACATACACCTGCACGACGACGGCCGGGGCCTGGCCATCGGCAAGATCCGAAAGCAAGCCGTCGAGCAGAACCTGCTGACGCGCGGCGCCAAGAGCAGCGCCGACGAGGTCGCCCAGCTGATCTTCCGCTCGGGCTTCTCGACCGCGGAAAAGGTCACGGAAGTCTCGGGCCGCGGCGTGGGCATGGACGCGGTGCGCGCCTTCCTCGAAAAAGAAGGCGGCGCGATCGC
Protein-coding regions in this window:
- a CDS encoding serine/threonine-protein kinase is translated as MTHPEQVLYRNDHARVTRRTLDGHAVVVKQAIGPQAIRRLEHEATMLRRLAHVEGVARISPLPAEAHTLVMDDSGGVLLAEHLRAHTLAVPQVLAYATAVARILAEVHKAGVIHRDIGPANLLIHPQTLAPTLIDFNIASGLDDTPDADDAQGGIAGTLSYMSPEQTGRTANRPDQRSDLYSLGITLYELLTGRKPFESTDLLELVHAHLVLVPEAPALVNAAVPQIVSDLVMRLLEKEPDRRYQSAEGLLQDLERIADDPSASFALGRFDFGRRLKGPARLLGRDSQIDSLRNAVARVGRGGSACVLLTGPAGSGKSALLAELRPLVSAQHGWVVFSTHDPARRDAPGAMFEVFQALGRQLLAEPAVRLAQHKSRILAALGDKLGVALTQLPEFQMLLGEHPALASADAGDADPRGLDAAIALLRAVASPERPLVLVYDDVQWSPRGSGRILDAVVTAAPPIAGLMVVCAFNEADLDDSHALHGLMQRWSTLRGAPERLQLDGLNKAAATDFVADVLRLPKDEAARLASVLGERTLNNPGDTLAVLNALRDDGLLQQALGSWRWDAKALRRHVGGASPAELRRRLHAMPADTCALLHTLACLGSDTAGDVLAWAADLPANTLSTRVVPALDDGMLMGDGTQPLRLRLASAAVRHAVLAALPADTVRALHLAIARRLAQRLDAHPALEARVAEQYLAAEARFADEVEAREVARLFEHAAERVRNDKTPMAERYLAAAVAALAPFATPTDAGLVFHLKREHHRALFEQGRLEDADAVYEQLVAAAPDPVELLDSTRVQIYGQMNRLRNKDGLMLGLDLLAKLGLPKPDDVRPAIGEGVKRLTMWYRGDARQKDFELPEISDPRVVAWTQMIPETSNTAYAVDPSIWAWISLEGARIWAEHGPSPRILSSLGGSSMVLLSLAQDYQGAYTVCRHALAVGEARGYEPATSFTRVVFGMSAVHWVEPIDTAVDTSMRRARRDLFAIGDESFVTNTYLAADMLFDCAPTLDPVAAEIEEGFAFATRSKNKEYAQRYTPAPAAHQEPARPDLGRGQPQRRRVRRGRARARHRPDRRHRRRLPRGARDRRRPLLPGRSACRAQRQGCGAAAAHAGLLPLGVGACAARPVARRPGACAAERRRSARQARRRIRRPPQVAHRPRRRCARELPAPAALARSRARVDGRLGMGRRHRLRSRHRRGHAAQTAVAPRHHP
- a CDS encoding ATP-binding protein, translated to MWEQTTLLSELREVGELIEQYAHVNDVVLGRKGPGRRAAVEKFLMVERDTVAETLQLLMGVDRSNLASVNSALDAVGTRLHMLGTEPLAEVLAGTIESLPSLAAELGKETPEVSIEDHGIAIRTQASGLLKNLFTHLLRNSVDHGLEPADQRRAVGKPAAGRIDIRLHVDDGKLHIHLHDDGRGLAIGKIRKQAVEQNLLTRGAKSSADEVAQLIFRSGFSTAEKVTEVSGRGVGMDAVRAFLEKEGGAIAIRFLDDRENEDYRAFETVISLPDKFAASAHAAMSFDALRARLLAAKNSTPG